The proteins below come from a single Papaver somniferum cultivar HN1 chromosome 11, ASM357369v1, whole genome shotgun sequence genomic window:
- the LOC113323555 gene encoding BTB/POZ domain-containing protein At1g01640-like, with product MDCSLCNGTTVSVYGSSGNYRNDKVGVCWNCYGEEVNKMMNLMNINKEKGTLSGITIKNATKWVEEAKKREEECNKHIGLLAVAFREGSYSDIQVKPGNGPSIPAHRFLLATTSEVLKTMLASDLCKSAPIDSISLPEFNHEELETFLEFLYCGKLAKEKFDMHFQSLTLAADKYVIPHLQTYCEQHILKLLDSSNALEILEFSETLSNEVLKVASLTSILSHKKEIYFSPSFEDFARHNPNLMVQIARAHCEKET from the exons ATTGTTCTCTTTGTAATGGGACCACAGTTTCAGTATACGGCTCTAGTGGAAATTATAGAAACGATAAAGTTGGAGTATGCTGGAATTGTTACGGGGAGGAAGTCAATAAAATGATGAACTTGATGAACATAAATAAAGAAAAAGGGACCTTATCG GGAATTACAATTAAAAATGCTACAAAGTGGGTTGAGGAAGCGAAAAAAAGAGAAGAGGAGTGCAATAAACATATTGGCTTATTAGCTGTTGCATTCAGGGAGGGAAGCTACTCAGACATTCAAGTCAAGCCTGGCAATGGACCTTCTATACCCGCACACAGATTTTTGTTG GCAACCACATCTGAAGTTTTGAAAACCATGCTAGCATCAGATCTGTGCAAATCTGCACCAATTGACTCCATATCTCTCCCTGAATTCAATCATGAAGAGCTTGAGACATTCTTGGAGTTCCTTTACTGTGGGAAATTGGCCAAGGAAAAGTTTGACATGCATTTTCAGTCCCTAACACTTGCAGCTGATAAGTATGTGATTCCACATTTGCAAACATATTGCGAACAACATATACTAAAATTACTAGATTCGTCAAACGCACTCGAAATTTTGGAGTTTTCAGAAACTCTTTCGAATGAAGTATTAAAAGTTGCTTCCCTGACGTCAATACTCAGCCACAAAAAAGAAATATACTTCTCACCTAGTTTTGAAGATTTTGCAAGACATAACCCAAATTTGATGGTACAAATCGCCAGGGCCCATTGCGAGAAGGAAACGTAA